A portion of the Desulfovermiculus halophilus DSM 18834 genome contains these proteins:
- the hisB gene encoding imidazoleglycerol-phosphate dehydratase HisB, which yields MPQMTARLERRTKETSIRVGLKIPGEGQIQVDTGMGYADHMMTLMAFWAGMDLELTCQGDLEVDAHHSLEDIGLCLGQALQEAVGDKAGLARIGWARVPMDEALVEAVVDLSGRPYLVYSDQVVPAVLFGQEKDVWREFFKSLAFRAGMNIHINFAYGRNGHHLLEAAFKGVGLCLRQALRHEHATVFSTKGSLD from the coding sequence ATGCCTCAGATGACGGCGCGGCTTGAGCGGAGGACCAAGGAAACCAGCATCCGGGTCGGCCTAAAAATCCCTGGAGAGGGGCAGATACAGGTTGATACCGGCATGGGATATGCAGATCACATGATGACCCTGATGGCCTTCTGGGCCGGAATGGATCTGGAGCTCACCTGCCAGGGTGATCTGGAGGTGGACGCCCACCACAGCCTGGAAGATATCGGACTCTGCCTGGGCCAGGCCCTGCAGGAGGCGGTCGGGGACAAGGCAGGCCTGGCCCGGATTGGCTGGGCCAGGGTCCCCATGGATGAGGCCTTGGTGGAAGCGGTTGTCGACCTGTCCGGACGCCCCTATCTGGTCTATTCGGATCAGGTGGTTCCGGCCGTGCTCTTCGGCCAGGAAAAGGATGTCTGGCGGGAGTTTTTCAAGTCCCTCGCCTTTCGGGCCGGGATGAACATACACATCAATTTTGCTTACGGACGCAACGGACATCACCTTTTGGAAGCGGCCTTCAAGGGGGTTGGGCTGTGCCTGCGGCAGGCCCTGCGCCACGAACATGCAACGGTATTCAGCACAAAGGGGAGCTTGGATTGA
- the tatC gene encoding twin-arginine translocase subunit TatC, with the protein MGFLEHLDELRKRLIRALIAAFAGMLACYAFSKTLFDWLMLPLFRALPDESSMIYTAPHEAFFTYIKVAFVAGVFVTSPYIFHQVWLFVRPGLYAHERKYILPISFCSALLFVVGSLFGYFIVFPFAYKFFMGFADVFISPMITMKEGFSFALRLLIAFGIVFELPLVIFFLARLGLVTPAWLRAKRKYAILCGFLVSAFLTPPDIFTQTFMAGPLILLYELGIWIAVFVGRQRNDEAKETAHASDDGAA; encoded by the coding sequence ATGGGGTTTCTGGAGCACCTGGACGAGCTGCGGAAGCGGCTGATCCGGGCCCTGATTGCGGCATTTGCTGGAATGCTGGCCTGTTATGCATTCTCCAAGACCCTGTTCGACTGGCTTATGCTCCCCTTGTTCCGGGCCTTGCCGGATGAAAGCTCCATGATCTATACCGCCCCGCACGAGGCGTTTTTTACCTATATCAAGGTGGCTTTTGTGGCCGGGGTCTTTGTGACCAGCCCGTATATCTTCCACCAGGTATGGCTCTTCGTCCGCCCGGGGCTGTACGCCCATGAGCGGAAATACATCCTGCCCATTTCCTTCTGCTCGGCCCTGCTGTTTGTAGTCGGCAGCCTGTTCGGGTACTTCATCGTCTTTCCCTTTGCCTACAAGTTCTTCATGGGGTTCGCGGATGTATTCATCAGCCCCATGATTACTATGAAGGAAGGCTTTTCCTTTGCCCTCCGTCTGCTCATAGCCTTCGGCATTGTGTTTGAGCTGCCCCTGGTCATATTCTTCCTGGCCAGACTGGGCCTGGTTACCCCGGCCTGGCTGCGGGCGAAGCGCAAGTATGCAATCCTGTGCGGCTTTTTGGTTTCAGCCTTTTTGACCCCCCCGGATATCTTCACCCAGACCTTTATGGCCGGACCGCTTATTCTCCTGTATGAGCTGGGGATATGGATTGCGGTTTTTGTAGGCAGACAACGAAACGACGAGGCCAAGGAGACGGCCCATGCCTCAGATGACGGCGCGGCTTGA
- the tatB gene encoding Sec-independent protein translocase protein TatB, which translates to MFGIGTTEVLLILVVALLVIGPSKLPDVARALGKGMAEFRRMSSDVKRTIDFESQLADMEQSSQAKTGTDKAGAGQESADSSSQQGMTGEGTQGDEERPTGRETDAAQDRSAAGTGQGPDRAEETRSTHNG; encoded by the coding sequence ATGTTTGGAATTGGTACCACGGAAGTCCTGCTCATCCTGGTAGTGGCCCTGCTGGTCATCGGCCCCTCCAAGCTGCCGGACGTGGCTCGGGCCCTGGGCAAGGGCATGGCCGAGTTTCGGCGCATGAGCTCTGATGTGAAACGGACCATTGATTTTGAGTCCCAGCTGGCGGACATGGAACAGAGCAGTCAGGCCAAGACCGGAACGGACAAAGCCGGCGCCGGCCAGGAAAGCGCGGATTCATCTTCGCAGCAGGGGATGACCGGGGAAGGGACCCAGGGGGACGAGGAGAGGCCAACCGGCCGGGAAACGGACGCAGCCCAGGACCGGTCCGCTGCGGGGACTGGACAGGGGCCGGACCGGGCGGAGGAGACCCGGAGTACGCACAATGGCTGA
- the guaA gene encoding glutamine-hydrolyzing GMP synthase: MHPEETVLILDFGSQYTQLIARRIREAGVYSEIQPYTLPVQEIRALQPTGIVLSGGPASVCDPDSPGVDAEIFSLGIPILGICYGMQLMAKALGGDVVPAQNREYGRAELSLLARNAVWTNMRDDGLTVWMSHGDRVIRPPDGFTVLARTDQVEIAAMADPDRKLYALQFHPEVAHTEDGDQILRNFLFEIVQAKPSWTMASFVQSVLDEVPAQVGSSQVVCGLSGGIDSTVVAALLHQAIGKQLHCIFVDNGLLRADEGEEVVQYLRKYFDLNLRYVQAQDIFLSRLHGVHDPEEKRKIIGNTFIEVFEQEATSIPGVRFLAQGTLYPDVIESVSFKGPSAVIKSHHNVGGLPEKMNLELIEPLRELFKDEVRKVAMELGLPDFLVWRHPFPGPGLAIRVIGEITPQRLEILRRADKIVQHELMASGWYFKIWQGFAVLLPLKTVGVMGDERTYEHVIALRAVESKDAMTADWARLPDDLLARISNRIINEVKGVNRVVLDISSKPPSTIEWE; the protein is encoded by the coding sequence ATGCATCCTGAAGAAACGGTTCTCATCCTGGATTTCGGTTCCCAGTACACCCAGCTGATCGCCCGCCGCATCCGGGAGGCCGGGGTGTATTCCGAAATCCAGCCCTATACATTGCCTGTGCAGGAGATTCGGGCTCTTCAGCCCACTGGCATCGTTCTTTCCGGAGGTCCGGCCAGTGTGTGCGACCCGGACTCCCCGGGGGTTGATGCGGAGATTTTTTCCCTGGGAATTCCCATCCTCGGGATCTGCTACGGCATGCAGCTCATGGCCAAGGCCCTGGGCGGGGACGTGGTTCCGGCCCAGAACCGGGAGTACGGCCGGGCCGAGCTCAGTCTGCTGGCCCGTAATGCAGTGTGGACCAACATGCGCGATGACGGGCTGACGGTGTGGATGTCCCACGGAGACAGGGTCATACGTCCGCCGGACGGGTTTACTGTCCTGGCCCGGACCGATCAGGTGGAGATCGCGGCCATGGCCGACCCGGACCGTAAACTGTACGCCTTGCAGTTTCATCCGGAAGTGGCCCATACCGAGGACGGAGATCAGATCCTGCGCAACTTCCTGTTTGAGATTGTTCAGGCCAAGCCGAGCTGGACCATGGCCTCCTTTGTCCAGTCCGTTCTGGACGAGGTCCCGGCACAGGTGGGTTCCAGCCAGGTGGTCTGCGGCCTGAGCGGGGGGATCGATTCCACGGTGGTGGCCGCTCTTTTGCACCAGGCAATCGGCAAGCAGCTGCACTGCATCTTTGTGGACAACGGTTTGCTCCGGGCCGACGAAGGGGAGGAGGTGGTCCAGTACCTGCGCAAGTACTTCGACCTCAACCTGCGTTACGTTCAGGCCCAGGACATCTTTCTCAGCCGCCTGCATGGGGTGCACGACCCGGAGGAAAAGCGCAAGATCATCGGAAACACCTTTATCGAGGTCTTTGAACAGGAAGCCACGTCCATTCCAGGGGTTCGCTTCCTGGCCCAGGGCACCTTGTATCCGGACGTGATCGAAAGCGTGTCCTTTAAGGGGCCGTCAGCCGTGATCAAGAGCCACCACAATGTGGGCGGGCTGCCGGAAAAGATGAATCTTGAGCTCATTGAACCCCTGCGGGAGCTGTTCAAGGATGAAGTGCGCAAGGTGGCCATGGAGCTGGGCCTGCCGGATTTTCTGGTCTGGAGGCATCCGTTTCCCGGACCGGGGCTGGCCATCCGGGTGATTGGAGAGATCACCCCGCAACGGCTGGAGATCCTGCGTCGGGCGGACAAGATCGTGCAGCACGAGCTCATGGCTTCTGGGTGGTATTTTAAGATATGGCAGGGGTTTGCCGTGCTCCTTCCGTTGAAGACAGTGGGCGTGATGGGAGACGAGCGGACCTATGAGCATGTGATCGCCCTGCGGGCGGTGGAGAGCAAGGATGCTATGACCGCGGACTGGGCCAGGCTGCCAGACGACCTCCTGGCCCGGATCTCCAACCGGATCATCAATGAGGTCAAAGGGGTCAATCGGGTAGTTCTGGATATCTCCTCCAAGCCCCCGAGCACTATTGAATGGGAGTAG